The Patescibacteria group bacterium sequence AGCAGGAATAGATAAAAAAACTCAAGATAGCAAAAGACTCTTTTAAATAAAAAGGGTCTTTTGTGTTAAAAAAGAACCCCAATATAATAATTGAGGTTCTGCAAATGAGGATTTTGGGATTAACGAAGCAAGACTATTTTTTGGGTTTGGCTGAATTCTCCTGCTTGTGCTTGCAGGCGGACCACATATACTCCGCTTCCCACTGGCTCTCCTTGCGCGTTTCGGCCATCCCAAATTAGAGAATAAAAGCCCGCTGTCTGTTTTTCCGATATCAGAGCGTTGACTGTTTGACCAAGGATATTGTAAATTACAATTGATGTTTTCTGGGCAGTCGGCAGTTGATATCGGATAACAGTTGATGTGTTAAAAGGATTGGGATGATTCGGAAACAAGGCATAAGTGGGCAGTTGAAGAGGTGCGGGTTCCGCGAGTTCTTGATCAGGAGAGTCCGGGGGCATTGGCAATTCTGGAAGCAGCGGGTTAGCGGTTGATTCTTGTGGTTTGGCGCTGGCGGCTATTTTTCCGGCACCGCCATTAGAATCAGGCCAATTGGAGGCAATAGTTGCATAAACCAGATATGCCTTGCCTGGTTCTACATTTTCATAGACCCACCAGGTGCTCCCAGTATAATAGGCTACCCACTTCCAATTTCCCGTAACAGTATTCCAGCGCCAAACTTTGGTACAACCGGAAATGCTTGCTCCAAGTTGGCCGCCGGTGACAATCCCCTTATCATGAACGAATTTGTACGGCAAGGTAATCAGGTTATTGCCGGGGTTTAAGCTAAAAGTTGGATCAGCAGGAAGTATCCCGGCCTGGACCCATATTCCACTGGCTGTTACAGATACCAGGTATGAGTTGCCTAGTGATACATTACCATAATTATACCAAGTAATTCCGCTTTTCCAGGCCAAATAAACCCAGCCCCCAGAGCCAGTATCCCAACGCAAAACCTTGGTGCAGTTGGGAATTTTTTTTCCTAGTTCCACGCCTTTAACACATCCTTGGTCAAGGATATAGGAAACTATATCATAACCAGATTGCAAAGATGAGGCAATTTTCCCCATTCTTACTGAATAACCCAAGATATGACCGACTCCTGAAAGACCCCTAACTACATAAAAGTAGTCATTCGGGTCAGCGGCAACCATATCAAAGCATAATGTCTCTGTGGTAGCGCCAATGGAGTTATTGGAAGAAGGCGTGAAGCATGCTTGGTCGGTGTTTCTGTAAATTACATAATAGTCTTCCCCCACATCCATTGCCGGCCATTTTAAAGTTAAAGTGTCACTGGACACATAGACGCCGCTTGAAGAGCTTTTCAACACCTCATTTGAGAAGTCGCTTTTTTGACCGTAGATATCATACGCTTTTACGGCAAAATAGCGGAGTTGGCCATCCGGGAGACCCGTGACCATGCAGGCGGTGTCCGTACCTACATCCACAGAGTCGGTGTACACTCCGCTTGATTGGCCATAGTACAGCCAGTATCCCGCGAGGTCAGGTTCGATGTTCGCGTCCCAAGCCAGGGTTATCTCATCAGCCAAGGCCGAGCCGGCGATGAGAACAAGAACTACGGCTATCAGACTGGTCAGCGCATAAATCCTTTTTCGGGTAAACATAACAGCACCTCCTTGCTGGGCTTTAGCCGCGCCAGACACAGTAATCTTTAGGAGATGCCGTGTTTGGCTTGGCAGTGATGGAACAACAACGATTGATTCATAGCTTGCAATTTGTAAAAAGAACAATTATACATTAAATAATATTAACACAGCTTAAATATTTAATCAATACTTAATACTGATTTAAAACCTCATCGCCAACATTGTAAATCGGCTGGCCAGCATATTTTTTTAGTTCAGCTAAATTAGAGATATGTCTTTTGCGTCCGTTCTTGATAACATAGATTTTTTTATCAGCGCCGCGGATTAAAGACCCGTTATCATAATGACGAGGCGCAGTAATAACGATTGGATATTGGGCTAATACTTCAATATTAACCTGATGAATTTGCTTTCCAACGTACTTTTGCAGTTCTTCTAAATTAGAAATATAAACTCTTTGGCTATTCTTAATTACATAAATTTTTTGGTCAGGGCCTTTAATCAATTCGCCGTCACTGTATTGGGCCGGTTGAGAAGCGATGCTGATATCCGGGTATTGGTCTAATACTTCATTACTTACATTATAAATTAGTTGGCCTGAATATTTTTGCAGTTCCGTTAAATTAGAGATATACTTTTTTTGCTTAGCTACTAGCACATAAATTTTAAAGTCAAGTCCTCTAATCAAACTTCCTTCGCCATAAGCTTCGGCATCTAGGATTTGAGGAGGTGGCGGAGTTGCTACTTCTTCGGTTTGGCGGTCGGTTTCCTCGGTTTCAGGAGTTTTTTCAATATCAATTTTTTTTTCAGTGAATTCAACTGCTTCAATTATCACTGGCAGGCCATCAATTTCAAAAACAGCAAACTTGGTTAAATGTTCAACTTCAAAGGTTGCTTGATTAAGAGTCAAATCAAATTGGGCTCCGGGTACCAATATCCATTTGCCTAAGGTTTCATCAAAATAATAGACACCCAAATCATCAGTATTATTAGGCAGGTTGGGAAGAGTTAAAACAACAGTCAATTTTTTACTAAAATTTCTAACCCGGTTGTTTAGAGAATCTTTTGCTGTGATATTGAATATTTTATTGCCCACCATAAACGCGCCAGAGGTCTCTACTGGCGTCTCTTGGGCCAGAAGCTCGCCCTGGCTGATTTTAAATGTAGTGCTTTTGGCCACGGCTCCTTTGGGCACTTTTAATTTTATAGAATTTTTATCAGAAAAATTTTGACTCACAGCGCCCTGTTGATCACTGGAAACTGTTAAAGGAACATTAAAGGCAGTAACTGAACTTGGGGGTTGAGAAGAACCTCCGCCTCCGCCGCTTCCGCCTCCGGAAGGAGGGGGAGTCGTTACTTTATTGACATTAACAGTTCTGGTAACTTGTTCGGCAGGGTTTCCAGCAGTGTCGCTTACATTATAGGTTATTATATAGACGCCAGCGGTACTTGTATCAACTGGATTAACTGCTGTGATACTAGAGGTAATGCCTTTATCAATATTATCAAAGGCAGTGGCTCCGGCATCTTTATAAGAATCACCAACATTAATATTAATTGGATTGTTTCCTAACAGAGTAATCACCGGAGCAGTGGTATCTGGCAAGCTGTCAAGACTTAAGAGAGCGTTATAGGCGTTGATTCTTTTACCAGTAACAGTCTTGTCAGTTAATGAATCTAGAGAATCACCAGTGTCTAAAATTATTTCTTTGATTTGAGAATAAGTAGGGTCTGCTCTATAACTCCAAAGCAAGCCAGCCAAGCCAGTGACATAAGCAGTGGCAATTGAGGTGCCCTTATTGTAAGCATAAGAATGAGTATTAGAAATTTTAATATCATCAATTACTGGCGCTTGTGGCTTTTCCATAAAATTGCTGTCATCAGTGCGCCAGACAAATCTGATTCTCATGTTGTCTAAACCACGGCCAAGATTAGCGGTAACAGCTCTTTCAGAATAAGAGCCGCACCAACGTTCTTTTTCCGCCCAGTTGTCATCATTATCATCAACTTCTACTGACAGATAATCAAACACGCAATTAGGAATGTATTCAATATTAGCGTCTAATTTAAAGCTTAGCCAAACATTTTCATCGTAATTTGTTGTGTCTATGGGATTGGTTAAGGTTAAAACCCCATGGTCATTATTTGCATACGAAGAATTAGCTTGAGCGTTTTTGTCAGTGGCGTCGCCGCCAAATTCCTCCCAGGTGCCAGTCAGCCAGTTGCCGCTTGTTTCAGTAAATAGAGTGTTTGTAAAGCCTGGCAAAGAAGCTTGAAAGAAATTTTCAGTTAAGAAATAAGTACTAAAAATATTTTCCCCGGGTGCGCCAATATCAACAGAGCTGGCACCGTAATTTGAGAAGCTGGATAGGCTGTCACTTTGGTCAGTAGCGGCAACACAAATAATATTATCCAAGTCAAAATCACAAGGATAACTATGGCCCGCAGAAGAGCTGTCAGCTGGAAAGCGGGGATTATTAACTTCGCAAGGATTTAACGGTGGATCCTCTGGCGGCGCGGGTGGTCCGTCTGGCGGGGGTGGCGGCAGGTCATCTGGCGGAGCTGGTGGGTCTTCTGGAGGTGCGGGCGGATCATCTGGGGGCGGAGGAGGCAGAGGATCATCAGGCGGCGGAGGCGGATCAGGCGTGTCATCAGGCGGTAATGGTGGGTTATCAGGCGGCAGTGGCGGATCATCTTCAGCTTCCCAATCATTATTTTTAGCCCCATTTCCTGCGGCAGTAATAAAAATACCGCCAGCTGCTTGAAAAGCTTGGATAGCGTCATATTCAAGTTGAGAATACGTGCTGCCGCTATAGCTGGCGTTAATAATTTTTGCGCCATTATTTATAGCAAAATTAATCGCCTTAATTTCACTGGCCACATCAAAACCAAATTTGATAGCCATTATTTTAATTTCCGGCGCTATCCCGATAATTCCCTTATTATTGTTTTTTCTCCCAGCAATTATGCCGGCAATATGCGTGCCATGGGCATTGTTGGTTGGCAGGGGTGTTTTATCATCATCTTCAAAATCATAACCATGATTACAGTCCCCTAAGAAATTATTATTTTCGCCAACGCAATTAGTGCCGTCCCACATAGCGTCTTCAAGGTCAGGATGGTCGTAGGTTACTCCAGAATCAATTATTGCAACAACAATTTCCTCATTGTCCTTATACATTTCCCAAGCTTCCGGCGCGTCAATATCAGCGTCAGGAGTACCACTAATTCCATTAATTTCCTGGCCAATATTATCTAAAGCCCAAAGCAAGTCTTTATAAGTATCATTAACGTTCATGTTTGCAGGATAACGTTTATAGTTTGGCTCAGTGTAGTTTGCTTTGTAGTTTGCTTTTAATGTTTTCTTTGTTGGCTCGGAATTAGCTTGGGCAATCTGGTTGCCAAGATTAAATTGGCTTAATACTAAAACCGAGATTAAGACTAAAAAAAGTGTAGTTCTTTTTCTTATGCTCATACAATAGTTGATTATTCAGGTTTTTTGGCCTGATTTAATTAAATAATCATTAATTATCCAGATACTACATCTTAAATAAATTATTATTTTTTGTCAACGGTGCTAATTTGGACGGCTAACTTGGACATTTCTATTTTGCCTTGACAGTGCTAATTTGGAGCTAATTTGGAGATGTTTTTTAGGTTAGAGAAGGAGTCGGGAATTTTGCGTGATGGTAGATTTTTTTGGTTTGCCTTTGGCTAATTTTAGCGGAAAAATAATTATTTTCACAAAAAAATGCCAATTTGTACTTGACATTTTTTTTAGTATTTGATAAGGTTGTTTGAAGAATCGTACATTGAAAATTTGTGATTTAAAGAAAAACAGAATGGAGAAAGGGGGTGATATGGTTAAGGAAGGGGAATATAGCAAGTCAGTTCAATTTAAGGAAGTAAAAATCGGCCAAAGGTTTGTTTGGGAGAATCAAATTTTTAAGCGGGTGACTGACGGAAAAGAGAAGGGCGAGGACTATAACGCAAGACATATTAAAGATGATGGTTCATTGGGTTATCACGATCAATTTCCTGATGATGATTTGGTTTTGGTTGGTGGGGAAAATGAAGAAATTGTCAGCGGGAGTATAACGCCCCTTATCGGCATAGGTAAGTAGATGGTCGGGCCCATTCGAAGTTCTATCTTTGAGCGGGTCCTTTTTTATTTCCCAAACTATTTTTAATATGCTAAAATGTAGGGGAGATAAATCTCCCTTCAATTTATGCCCATCAAAAAGAAAACAAGCGCTCAAATTTTTTTCTCCAGTTTTTTCTTATCCCTGCTAATTGTCATCGCAGTTTCTTTTAGTCTGCGATTTTTAGAACAAGGCGTTGCTAAAAGATATATTATTCCTGATGATAACCACTCTCAAACCTCTCAACCTTCTGAAAAATCCGAGTCAGTCAATACTCCCAAAAAGCAAGCGCCAAAAAAACAAAATTATCAAGAAAGTTTTTGGTGTTTTGTGAGATGGGTTTTTTTGATTCCCAAAGCCCAGGCCGCGGAGCGCACTTATTATCAAGCCCAGCGCTTAGAGCAAAGTTATCCTTACACTATAAATTTGGACCCAGGTAAGGCCATGACTTTTTGGGTGAAATATAAAAATGTTGGTTATTATCGCTGGCGGCCGGAAGGCCCGCGCCGGGTTTATTTAAAAATTAAAGATGCTACCGGCACCACCGCCAAGTTTCGCCATGCATTTTGGCTGGATAATGAGACGCCAACCGCGCTTAAAGATAACATTGTTGAAGTCGGCAAGGAAGCAACATTTAAATTTGCGATTCAAGCGCCGGAAGAACCGGGTATGTATTGGTTAAAATTCAATTTATTGGCTTATGGAGACTGGGTAACTGATGGCGAGATTGAGATTCCGGTGCGGGTGATGGGGGAAGAAGAATATAATTCAAATCTACGAATGATATCCGAATCTACAAATACTACGAATGATACGGATGACGAAGAAGAAGCTGGGAGTTTGGCAACTACTCCAGCAGTTCAGGTTATTCACAAAGAAATTTATGAGATTGAAGATTTGATAATTCCTGAACCTGATATACGAGTTGGCCTTTATTCTTTAGATGAGGAGGAAGGCGATAAAGTGCAGATTTCCAGCACCGGGGCTTATGGCATTTATGATACAGATGATAAACTTATCTTGACCCAAACGCAAGGCGAGATGGCTGAAATCCAGTTTGATTACGTTAATAAAAGGTATTTTATCAATATTGATGAAAAAAGATTGGTGAGCAGTGATGCCTATTTTACCTTCAAACAAAAAGATGAGAATAATATTTTTATGATTGAAAATTATGATAATCCAACGTATGCCGGCAGTGAGATAAATTATAATCAGTACCGGGGCCGTTTAGAAGCGCAATGGGTGGAGGATAACGAAAGATTGTGGGTGATTAATGAATTAGCAATGGAGCCGTATTTAAAAGGCAGCGGCGAAACCATGGATGTTTCGCCTTACGAGTTTTTAAAAGCCATGGCCATTGCGGAAAGAACTTATGCTATGTTTCATTATTTGAATCCTACAAAACATGCAATTCGCAATTTTACAGTATCGGCCTCGCAATCGGATCAGATTTATCAGGGCTATGCTCGGGAGATTCGCCAGCCAAATATTTGCCGGGCAGTGGATGATTCTCTGGGCTTGATAGTTGCTTATGAAAATGCGCCGGCCTTAACTTTATATTTTTCCCAAAGCAACGGCCAAACTAAAAGCTATGAGCAGGTTTATAAACACAAGAGTTATCCGTATCTAATCGCCGTAGAAGACCCGCATATGGCCGGCAACAGGCAAATTGGCCATGGCGTGGGCATCAGCGCCAGAGGCGCTTTGTTTATGGCCTCCAAGGATGGGGCCAATTTTGAAGATATTTTGTATCATTTTTACAGCGGGATTGAGGTGAAGAAAGTTTATTAGACGCGGATTGTGACAGATTAAAACGGATTATTATACGAAGATAAAAAACACCCCGATT is a genomic window containing:
- a CDS encoding T9SS type A sorting domain-containing protein — protein: MFFLQIASYESIVVVPSLPSQTRHLLKITVSGAAKAQQGGAVMFTRKRIYALTSLIAVVLVLIAGSALADEITLAWDANIEPDLAGYWLYYGQSSGVYTDSVDVGTDTACMVTGLPDGQLRYFAVKAYDIYGQKSDFSNEVLKSSSSGVYVSSDTLTLKWPAMDVGEDYYVIYRNTDQACFTPSSNNSIGATTETLCFDMVAADPNDYFYVVRGLSGVGHILGYSVRMGKIASSLQSGYDIVSYILDQGCVKGVELGKKIPNCTKVLRWDTGSGGWVYLAWKSGITWYNYGNVSLGNSYLVSVTASGIWVQAGILPADPTFSLNPGNNLITLPYKFVHDKGIVTGGQLGASISGCTKVWRWNTVTGNWKWVAYYTGSTWWVYENVEPGKAYLVYATIASNWPDSNGGAGKIAASAKPQESTANPLLPELPMPPDSPDQELAEPAPLQLPTYALFPNHPNPFNTSTVIRYQLPTAQKTSIVIYNILGQTVNALISEKQTAGFYSLIWDGRNAQGEPVGSGVYVVRLQAQAGEFSQTQKIVLLR
- a CDS encoding S8 family serine peptidase is translated as MSIRKRTTLFLVLISVLVLSQFNLGNQIAQANSEPTKKTLKANYKANYTEPNYKRYPANMNVNDTYKDLLWALDNIGQEINGISGTPDADIDAPEAWEMYKDNEEIVVAIIDSGVTYDHPDLEDAMWDGTNCVGENNNFLGDCNHGYDFEDDDKTPLPTNNAHGTHIAGIIAGRKNNNKGIIGIAPEIKIMAIKFGFDVASEIKAINFAINNGAKIINASYSGSTYSQLEYDAIQAFQAAGGIFITAAGNGAKNNDWEAEDDPPLPPDNPPLPPDDTPDPPPPPDDPLPPPPPDDPPAPPEDPPAPPDDLPPPPPDGPPAPPEDPPLNPCEVNNPRFPADSSSAGHSYPCDFDLDNIICVAATDQSDSLSSFSNYGASSVDIGAPGENIFSTYFLTENFFQASLPGFTNTLFTETSGNWLTGTWEEFGGDATDKNAQANSSYANNDHGVLTLTNPIDTTNYDENVWLSFKLDANIEYIPNCVFDYLSVEVDDNDDNWAEKERWCGSYSERAVTANLGRGLDNMRIRFVWRTDDSNFMEKPQAPVIDDIKISNTHSYAYNKGTSIATAYVTGLAGLLWSYRADPTYSQIKEIILDTGDSLDSLTDKTVTGKRINAYNALLSLDSLPDTTAPVITLLGNNPININVGDSYKDAGATAFDNIDKGITSSITAVNPVDTSTAGVYIITYNVSDTAGNPAEQVTRTVNVNKVTTPPPSGGGSGGGGGSSQPPSSVTAFNVPLTVSSDQQGAVSQNFSDKNSIKLKVPKGAVAKSTTFKISQGELLAQETPVETSGAFMVGNKIFNITAKDSLNNRVRNFSKKLTVVLTLPNLPNNTDDLGVYYFDETLGKWILVPGAQFDLTLNQATFEVEHLTKFAVFEIDGLPVIIEAVEFTEKKIDIEKTPETEETDRQTEEVATPPPPQILDAEAYGEGSLIRGLDFKIYVLVAKQKKYISNLTELQKYSGQLIYNVSNEVLDQYPDISIASQPAQYSDGELIKGPDQKIYVIKNSQRVYISNLEELQKYVGKQIHQVNIEVLAQYPIVITAPRHYDNGSLIRGADKKIYVIKNGRKRHISNLAELKKYAGQPIYNVGDEVLNQY